The following coding sequences are from one bacterium window:
- a CDS encoding ABC transporter permease, with protein MNSERKQLSQSPWALFWRHLRRNTVAMTGGVILIVLYAVALFAGFAAPYGMETQNRTLFYCPPTGIHFCDASGKFHPRPFVYGKKLVDRRWTQYADDTSQMYTIRIGVRGDRYKLFGLLTSSWHLFGVGGDGRIFLLGTDQFGRDVFSRLLYGARISLSVGLVGILLSFTFGMLIGGISGYFGGLTDTVIMRFTELVMSVPALYLILALRAAFPTNIESGRMYLIIVAILSFISWASMSRIIRGMVLSIKENDYVTAARSLGLGHMRIIIKHILPNTLSFVIVAATISVPGYILGEVALSFLGVGISEPVASWGNMLNQAQSVRVLTSFPWILAPGYVIFLTVLAFNFLGDGLRDALDPRKIMESK; from the coding sequence ATGAATAGTGAGCGGAAACAACTGTCCCAGTCGCCCTGGGCGCTTTTCTGGCGGCATCTCCGCAGGAACACCGTTGCCATGACCGGCGGTGTTATCCTGATTGTGCTGTACGCGGTTGCCCTCTTTGCCGGTTTCGCCGCGCCGTACGGCATGGAAACGCAGAACCGCACGCTCTTCTACTGCCCGCCGACCGGAATTCATTTTTGTGACGCTTCGGGGAAGTTTCATCCACGGCCTTTCGTTTACGGCAAAAAACTTGTCGACCGCCGCTGGACACAATACGCGGACGATACATCGCAGATGTACACCATCAGAATCGGTGTCAGAGGCGACCGTTATAAATTGTTCGGTCTCCTTACTTCAAGCTGGCATCTGTTCGGCGTCGGGGGTGATGGCCGTATTTTCCTGCTCGGTACGGATCAGTTCGGCAGGGATGTATTCTCACGGCTCCTGTATGGCGCACGGATTTCCCTGTCGGTCGGGCTTGTCGGCATATTGCTTTCGTTTACGTTCGGAATGCTGATCGGGGGCATATCGGGATATTTCGGCGGGCTGACCGATACGGTCATCATGCGGTTTACCGAGCTGGTCATGTCGGTTCCCGCGCTGTACCTTATCCTGGCGCTCCGCGCCGCATTTCCCACGAATATCGAGTCCGGCAGGATGTACCTGATAATCGTCGCGATCCTCTCTTTCATAAGCTGGGCGAGCATGTCGAGAATTATCAGGGGCATGGTGCTTTCGATAAAGGAAAACGACTATGTCACGGCGGCGCGTTCGCTCGGGCTGGGTCATATGCGCATAATAATTAAGCACATTCTGCCCAATACGCTGTCGTTTGTAATCGTGGCGGCGACAATATCGGTGCCGGGATACATTTTAGGCGAAGTTGCGCTGTCGTTTCTGGGCGTCGGAATTTCCGAGCCGGTGGCGAGCTGGGGAAATATGCTCAATCAGGCGCAGAGTGTGCGGGTGCTGACATCGTTTCCGTGGATACTGGCTCCGGGATATGTGATATTTCTGACCGTTCTGGCGTTTAATTTTCTCGGCGACGGCCTCCGTGATGCCCTCGACCCGCGGAAAATCATGGAATCGAAATAA
- the lptE gene encoding LPS assembly lipoprotein LptE: protein MYRILTAVLLLFLCAGCSYYSVSGSLPGHIKTAAVPLFENKTVEAGIVEDLTDAIEAAIIKNGNMKITGEFQADAVVKGTIVELIDEADTFSKSESAKQFKIRIFADVQFFDRVKNKAIWEENKMEGWARYDASGSSGSDGLTREEAISEALKMLAEKIIDNTVSGW from the coding sequence ATGTACAGGATTCTCACGGCTGTTCTTCTGCTGTTTTTATGCGCCGGATGCAGTTATTACAGTGTTTCCGGCTCGCTGCCGGGCCACATAAAAACCGCCGCGGTCCCGCTGTTCGAAAACAAGACGGTCGAAGCGGGTATTGTCGAGGACCTGACCGACGCCATCGAGGCGGCTATCATTAAAAACGGTAATATGAAGATAACCGGTGAGTTTCAGGCTGATGCGGTTGTCAAGGGCACGATTGTTGAGCTGATAGACGAAGCCGATACCTTTTCGAAAAGCGAGAGCGCCAAACAGTTCAAGATTCGTATTTTCGCCGATGTTCAGTTCTTTGACCGTGTTAAAAACAAGGCGATCTGGGAAGAAAACAAAATGGAGGGGTGGGCCCGGTACGATGCTTCCGGATCATCGGGCTCTGATGGTTTGACACGTGAAGAGGCGATATCGGAAGCGCTCAAGATGCTTGCCGAAAAAATCATCGATAACACGGTTTCGGGATGGTAA
- a CDS encoding ABC transporter ATP-binding protein — protein sequence MSDHLLEIRGLKTYFHMETGVAKAVDDVSFHIDKGETIGLVGESGCGKSVTALSVMRLIQSPPGRIDAGEILFNGRNLLALSESEMRSVRGNDIAMIFQEPMTSLNPVFTIGSQIIEAVRLHQRVGKNEARKRTVEMLRLVGISDPEQRVDEYPHQLSGGMRQRAMIAMALSCNPDLLIADEPTTALDVTIQAQIMELLARLQDELKMAIILITHDLGVVAESTRRMAVMYAGRIVEEGSTGDIFAATAHPYTRGLIESVPRLDALQDRLTVIKGTVPDPADLPPGCPFNPRCPLADDRCRTELPELKSVGTNHSSRCFKSDKVTAWKTITT from the coding sequence ATGAGCGATCATCTGCTTGAGATCAGGGGACTGAAAACTTATTTTCATATGGAAACCGGCGTGGCGAAGGCTGTCGATGATGTCTCGTTCCACATTGACAAAGGAGAAACCATCGGGCTGGTCGGCGAGAGCGGCTGCGGCAAAAGCGTTACCGCGCTGTCAGTCATGCGGCTCATTCAGTCGCCTCCCGGGAGGATCGATGCCGGGGAAATTCTGTTCAACGGCCGTAACCTTCTCGCGCTTTCCGAATCGGAGATGCGCTCTGTCCGGGGAAACGATATCGCCATGATTTTTCAGGAGCCCATGACCTCGCTCAATCCGGTTTTTACCATCGGTTCGCAGATAATAGAGGCGGTCAGGCTTCATCAGCGTGTCGGGAAGAACGAAGCCCGTAAACGCACCGTCGAAATGCTCAGGCTTGTCGGCATATCCGATCCCGAGCAGCGTGTCGATGAATATCCGCATCAGCTTTCGGGAGGGATGCGTCAGCGGGCGATGATAGCCATGGCGCTCTCGTGCAATCCCGATCTGCTTATCGCCGACGAGCCGACCACTGCGCTCGATGTCACCATTCAGGCGCAGATCATGGAACTTCTCGCGCGGCTTCAGGATGAGCTTAAAATGGCGATCATTCTCATCACACACGATCTTGGCGTAGTTGCCGAATCAACGCGGCGCATGGCGGTCATGTATGCGGGACGTATTGTCGAGGAAGGCTCGACCGGGGACATTTTCGCCGCCACGGCGCATCCGTACACGAGGGGTCTCATCGAATCGGTGCCGAGGCTCGATGCTCTTCAGGATCGCCTGACTGTCATAAAGGGCACGGTGCCTGATCCTGCGGACCTGCCTCCCGGGTGTCCGTTCAATCCGCGGTGCCCGCTTGCGGATGACCGGTGCAGGACGGAACTGCCGGAATTGAAAAGTGTCGGGACAAATCATTCATCGAGGTGTTTCAAGAGTGATAAGGTGACAGCGTGGAAAACAATAACAACATGA
- a CDS encoding ABC transporter permease, whose amino-acid sequence MRTYILKRFVHMIPLLLGITFFSFLIISLAPGDYLTAMSQNPQISTATIEGLRAKFGLDRPWYIQYAKWLWNAIHLDFGYSFANQVPVFFLIRERMLNTLILALSAALFAWGLSIPLGIISAVRQNTWVDRSSSFVSFIGLSIPEVFFALLMVLFAAKSGWFPVGGMKSIDFEYLSYPRQIIDLLYHLVLPTIVLGSISMAGRMRQMRANLLDTLLQDYIQTARAKGLSERIVIYKHALRNAINPLITLFGFTLANMLSGAFLVEVIMSWPGLGRLTLDALFSRDLYLVMGSLLMASVMLILGNLAADILLALSDPRIRYE is encoded by the coding sequence TTGCGAACATATATTCTGAAACGTTTCGTGCACATGATTCCGCTGCTTCTGGGGATAACCTTTTTCAGCTTCCTGATTATCAGTCTTGCTCCCGGCGATTATCTCACCGCAATGTCCCAGAATCCGCAGATCAGCACCGCAACAATCGAGGGACTCCGTGCGAAGTTCGGGCTTGACAGGCCCTGGTATATTCAGTATGCAAAGTGGCTCTGGAATGCGATCCACCTCGATTTCGGCTACTCGTTTGCCAACCAGGTGCCGGTGTTTTTCCTCATCCGGGAACGCATGCTCAATACGCTGATACTGGCCCTCTCGGCAGCGCTGTTCGCATGGGGGCTTTCCATACCGCTTGGTATCATCAGCGCAGTCCGGCAAAACACGTGGGTCGACCGGTCGTCCTCGTTCGTATCGTTCATCGGGCTGTCCATACCAGAAGTGTTTTTTGCGCTTCTCATGGTGCTGTTCGCCGCAAAATCGGGGTGGTTTCCGGTAGGCGGCATGAAGTCGATAGATTTCGAATATCTGTCCTACCCGCGGCAGATTATCGACCTTCTCTACCATCTCGTGCTTCCCACCATCGTGCTGGGGAGCATTTCCATGGCGGGACGGATGCGCCAGATGCGGGCGAACCTGCTCGATACCCTTCTTCAGGACTATATCCAGACCGCCCGCGCCAAAGGACTGAGCGAGCGTATCGTTATTTATAAGCATGCGCTCCGTAACGCCATCAATCCGCTCATTACCCTGTTCGGATTCACCCTTGCAAACATGCTTTCGGGCGCATTTCTCGTCGAGGTCATCATGAGCTGGCCGGGCCTGGGAAGGCTTACCCTCGATGCGCTCTTTTCTCGCGATCTCTATCTCGTCATGGGCTCGCTCCTCATGGCGTCGGTCATGCTCATTTTAGGGAATCTTGCGGCCGATATTCTGCTCGCCCTTTCCGACCCGAGGATCAGGTATGAATAG
- a CDS encoding ABC transporter ATP-binding protein, whose protein sequence is MILTVNGLKKHFPIKKGLLSKVVGYVKAVDGVSFDIRRGETLGLVGESGCGKTTTGRLILRLIEATAGAVTFDGEDVFAAKRSELRVFRRRMQIIFQDPYSSLNPRMTVGSMISEVLRVHNLASGKAVHERVGELLDMVGLAPRHAYLYPHEFSGGQRQRIGIARALAVSPEFIVGDEPVSALDVSIQAQIINLLQDLQARLGLTYLFIAHDLSVVRHISNRVAVMYLGKIVELADSAVLYENPLHPYTTALMSAVPIPDPSVHKKRIILGGDVPSASMIPTGCPFHTRCPECIDDCKVTVPELEDKGNGHMAACILR, encoded by the coding sequence ATGATTCTTACCGTTAACGGCCTTAAAAAGCATTTTCCCATCAAAAAGGGACTTTTGTCGAAGGTTGTGGGATATGTCAAGGCTGTAGACGGCGTTTCTTTCGATATCAGGCGGGGCGAAACCCTCGGGCTGGTCGGCGAGAGCGGCTGCGGAAAAACGACGACCGGAAGGCTCATTCTGCGGCTTATCGAGGCAACTGCTGGAGCGGTGACGTTTGACGGGGAGGATGTTTTTGCGGCGAAACGGTCGGAGCTCCGTGTTTTCCGCCGGAGGATGCAGATCATCTTTCAGGACCCGTACAGTTCCCTTAATCCCCGGATGACTGTGGGAAGCATGATCTCCGAGGTGCTCAGGGTGCATAATCTTGCATCGGGAAAGGCGGTGCATGAGCGGGTAGGGGAACTGCTTGACATGGTCGGCCTTGCCCCGCGGCATGCGTATCTGTATCCCCACGAATTTTCGGGCGGACAGCGGCAGCGCATCGGTATCGCACGCGCCCTCGCCGTTTCCCCGGAATTCATTGTCGGCGATGAACCGGTGAGCGCCCTCGATGTTTCTATCCAGGCGCAGATAATCAATCTGCTCCAGGACCTGCAGGCGCGGCTCGGCCTGACCTACCTTTTCATCGCGCACGATCTGAGCGTCGTCCGGCACATATCGAACAGGGTTGCGGTGATGTATCTCGGTAAAATCGTCGAGCTTGCCGATTCAGCCGTGCTTTATGAGAATCCCCTTCATCCGTACACGACCGCTCTCATGTCGGCGGTACCAATACCCGATCCGAGCGTTCATAAGAAGAGAATCATTCTGGGCGGCGATGTTCCCTCTGCCTCGATGATTCCCACGGGATGTCCGTTTCACACACGGTGTCCCGAATGTATCGATGACTGTAAAGTCACCGTCCCGGAGCTCGAAGACAAGGGAAACGGTCACATGGCGGCATGTATCCTCCGCTGA